Part of the Pseudomonas sp. ADAK13 genome is shown below.
TTCAGGTCTTTGCCGTATTCGCCGTCAGCACCCAGCAGACGGGCAACGTCCGGGTTCTTGGTGGACTTGGCTTCAGCTTCGACGTTCTTCGAGGTGATACCGGCTTCTTCAGCGTTGAGCATGGCGTAGCCAACCCAGCGCACGATGGCCAGCCACTCGTCGTCGCCGTTACGCACGACAGGGCCCAGTGGTTCTTTGGAAATGGTTTCCGGCAGTACCACGTAGTCCTTCGGCGAGGCCAGCTTGCTGCGCTGTGCGTAGAGCTGGGACTTGTCGGAGGTCAGTACGTCGCAACGACCGGATTCCAGCGACTTGGCGCTTTCATCGGAGGTGTCGAACGTGATCGGGGTGTACTTCAGGTTGTTGGCACGGAAGTAGTCGGAAACGTTCAGTTCAGTGGTGGTACCGGCCTGGATGCAGATGGTTGCACCGTCCAGTTCCTTGGCGCTTTTCACACCCAGCTTGTTGTTAACCAGGAAGCCAACACCGTCGTAGTAGGTGATGAAGCCCGGGAATTTCAGGCCCATGCCGGCATCGCGGGAGCTGGTCATGGTGGTGTTGCGCGACAGGATGTCGACTTCGCCAGACTGAAGCGCGGTGAAACGCTCCTTGGCATTCAACTGGCTGAATTTGACCTTGGTTGCGTCACCGAATACGGCAGCCGCAACAGCACGGCACACGTCAGCGTCGATCCCGAGGATCTTGCCGCTGGCATCCGGCACCGAGAAGCCCGGCAGACCGTCGCTCACGCCACACTGCACAAAGCCTTTCTTCTGCACGGCGTCCAGGGTAGCGCCAGCCTGGGCGAAACCACTGACACCCAGTACGGCAGCCGCGGTCACGATGGCCAGGGTGGATTTCAATACCTTCATTCAAACCTCCAGTTTTGCTCTTGTTGTGTCGGAGCTCGAACCCCACCGCACCCTTATGAGGCGACATCGACCCGTGTTGGCTTTTTTTGGGGTCAAACAGCATGAGGTTTTTGCTTTAAGTCCAGTTGCTATCCCACAGGCGTCAGTCACTGATAGTGTTACCGCCTGGGGTGAGCCTTGACATCGGGTTTCTCATAGCAAGCCCCGTACCAGACTGGTGGCTGAGTCGTTTCAGCCCATGGTCAAGAGCAAAAGATTCAACCTTGCGACATTCTCTTAACAGATCAACCCGTCGCGCACCGTTCCGACGCACTCAATCGGAGCGCACGCACATTTATGGAGCAGACATGACCGAACCCTTGATTCTTCAGCCCGCCAAGCCCGCAGACGCCTGCGTAATCTGGTTGCATGGCCTGGGTGCCGATCGCTACGACTTCCTGCCGGTGGCTGAAGCCCTGCAGGAAAAACTCCTGACTACACGCTTTGTTCTGC
Proteins encoded:
- a CDS encoding amino acid ABC transporter substrate-binding protein, whose translation is MKVLKSTLAIVTAAAVLGVSGFAQAGATLDAVQKKGFVQCGVSDGLPGFSVPDASGKILGIDADVCRAVAAAVFGDATKVKFSQLNAKERFTALQSGEVDILSRNTTMTSSRDAGMGLKFPGFITYYDGVGFLVNNKLGVKSAKELDGATICIQAGTTTELNVSDYFRANNLKYTPITFDTSDESAKSLESGRCDVLTSDKSQLYAQRSKLASPKDYVVLPETISKEPLGPVVRNGDDEWLAIVRWVGYAMLNAEEAGITSKNVEAEAKSTKNPDVARLLGADGEYGKDLKVKKDWVVQIVKQVGNYGEVFEKNLGKSTPLEIDRGLNALWTNGGIQYAPPVR